In Marinobacter salsuginis, the genomic stretch GGAACCCCGGCAGGGGCAAAGCTGTTGAATTCGGCGCTGCCCTGGGTGGTGAGGGATTCCAGGCTTGACCGCAGGTCCTGGTTATAACCGCCACCGGACAGCAGATCGATAAGCCCACCCAATGCATTCCCCAGACTGGCCGCCAGGCTTTCGGCAGGGGAGCCGTAGATAAGGTCGGCGACCGGCGAGCCTTTATGGGGCGAGCCGACCGACGTCACTGAGGCGACCAGATCCGGCCGCACTCTGGCGATGTAACGGGCCGTGGGGCCCCCGTGGCTGTGGCCAATCAGATTGACCTTGCCGTGCACCGCGGCGATCGCCTGTACCTGCGGCAGAAGCGCTTCACCGCGAGCAATGGTGCTGTCCAGGGCGGGCACCTGAGTGGTGTAAACATCAGCGCCGTATTTGCGGAGATCCTCGGCAACGCCGTACCAGTAGTCCACGCCGGCAATCGAATCAAA encodes the following:
- a CDS encoding lipase family alpha/beta hydrolase, whose amino-acid sequence is MKLWIQAMALALTVAWSAPSAAWWWDSTPSNYTDTRYPVVLVHGMFGFDSIAGVDYWYGVAEDLRKYGADVYTTQVPALDSTIARGEALLPQVQAIAAVHGKVNLIGHSHGGPTARYIARVRPDLVASVTSVGSPHKGSPVADLIYGSPAESLAASLGNALGGLIDLLSGGGYNQDLRSSLESLTTQGSAEFNSFAPAGVPTTSCGEGAYSANGVRFYSWGGTGVLTNVLDPSDALLGTTSLAFGFSQNDGLVGRCSSRFGKVIRDNYFMNHLDEVNQALGLHSLFETDPKAVFKQHANRLRNAGL